The following are encoded together in the Bacillus sp. V2I10 genome:
- a CDS encoding YlmC/YmxH family sporulation protein, whose product MMNISEFQTKDVVNVSDGKKLGIVSDFDINVTTGKIQAVIISGTGKVLGFFGKDEELVVPWRNIVKIGEDVILVRVNREIDQNNELI is encoded by the coding sequence GTGATGAATATCTCTGAATTTCAGACGAAAGATGTTGTCAATGTTTCAGATGGCAAGAAGCTTGGGATTGTATCAGATTTCGATATAAATGTGACAACGGGCAAAATTCAGGCTGTGATTATTAGCGGAACTGGTAAAGTGTTAGGTTTTTTTGGAAAAGATGAAGAACTGGTTGTTCCCTGGAGAAATATCGTGAAAATTGGAGAAGATGTTATTTTAGTGCGTGTAAATAGGGAGATAGACCAAAATAATGAATTAATTTAA